The Virgibacillus siamensis genome includes a region encoding these proteins:
- a CDS encoding YaiI/YqxD family protein: MKVYVDADACPVKDTIISIAAEYELPVVIVKSFAHFSPNDEQPGVKTIYVDTGAEAADYRIMKLTERGDMIITQDYGLASLGLAKGCSVLHHKGFAYTNDNIDQLLQTRYLSAMARKSGKRTKGPKAFSSEDEQKFIRLFRKTIEETI; encoded by the coding sequence TTGAAAGTTTATGTCGATGCTGATGCATGCCCGGTAAAGGACACGATTATTTCCATTGCAGCAGAATATGAGCTGCCGGTTGTGATCGTCAAAAGTTTTGCACACTTTTCACCCAATGACGAACAGCCCGGGGTCAAAACCATATACGTTGATACCGGCGCGGAAGCTGCAGATTATCGGATCATGAAACTGACAGAACGCGGTGATATGATTATTACCCAGGACTACGGTTTGGCATCGTTGGGACTTGCCAAAGGGTGTTCCGTCCTGCATCACAAGGGGTTCGCATACACAAATGACAACATTGATCAGCTCCTGCAGACACGCTATTTAAGTGCAATGGCACGGAAAAGCGGAAAACGCACCAAAGGACCGAAAGCATTCTCCTCTGAAGATGAACAAAAATTCATCAGACTTTTCCGGAAAACCATTGAAGAGACCATTTGA
- a CDS encoding VOC family protein, whose protein sequence is MKSPIKNKVTTVFIPVRDIEKSKEWYSRMLGIEDGEVMFNHLFIAKMEGTGMILDQMPMWRDEHGNISPLNVPAIQLATDDVNASYQFMRDNDVEVVTEVMDNHWFVFKDPDGNMLMVCQDHPE, encoded by the coding sequence ATGAAAAGCCCAATTAAAAACAAAGTAACGACTGTATTTATTCCGGTAAGAGACATTGAAAAGTCTAAGGAGTGGTACTCCAGGATGCTCGGCATTGAGGACGGTGAGGTGATGTTTAATCACCTTTTCATCGCAAAAATGGAAGGCACGGGAATGATTTTGGATCAGATGCCAATGTGGCGCGACGAGCATGGAAACATCTCCCCTCTGAATGTGCCAGCTATCCAATTGGCAACCGATGATGTAAATGCTTCTTATCAGTTTATGCGTGATAATGATGTGGAAGTCGTCACCGAAGTAATGGATAATCACTGGTTTGTGTTTAAAGATCCGGATGGCAACATGTTGATGGTTTGTCAGGATCACCCGGAATAG
- the thiM gene encoding hydroxyethylthiazole kinase, with amino-acid sequence MNRIIINNVRKNQPLIHHLTNQVVMNFTANGLLSFGGAPVMAKAEEEASDMASAADGVLINIGTITAGEIPAMIKAGKAANKNGIPVVLDPVGVAATPFRTTAVKWILKEVQPTVIKGNAGELAHLVDIPWETKGVESVSDGSTDDIAMRVAEHYHTTAVVSGKTDVICTGDDVLHNDTGNPILGKITGAGCLLGSILTACLTTDHPVAQQAHTAVEFYGLAAEFAANGLDVNGPGTFLPRFIDALSLDTNKLERI; translated from the coding sequence ATGAACAGAATAATTATTAACAACGTACGAAAAAATCAGCCATTAATTCACCATCTGACCAATCAAGTGGTCATGAATTTCACGGCAAATGGCCTGCTTTCCTTTGGCGGTGCTCCGGTTATGGCGAAAGCAGAAGAAGAAGCTTCTGACATGGCATCCGCCGCCGATGGGGTCCTGATTAATATCGGGACCATCACGGCCGGGGAAATTCCAGCCATGATCAAAGCCGGAAAAGCAGCAAATAAAAATGGAATTCCCGTTGTACTCGATCCGGTTGGCGTTGCAGCGACACCATTCCGCACCACAGCTGTTAAATGGATATTAAAGGAAGTGCAACCGACTGTTATCAAGGGCAATGCCGGTGAACTGGCACATCTTGTTGACATCCCCTGGGAAACAAAAGGTGTCGAATCAGTAAGTGACGGAAGTACTGATGACATTGCGATGAGGGTCGCTGAACACTATCATACTACCGCAGTAGTCAGTGGCAAAACAGATGTAATTTGTACTGGTGATGATGTACTGCATAATGATACTGGCAATCCGATCCTTGGAAAAATAACCGGGGCCGGCTGTTTGCTTGGTTCCATCTTAACCGCATGCCTGACAACCGATCACCCGGTTGCACAGCAGGCACATACCGCAGTTGAATTTTACGGGTTGGCTGCAGAATTTGCTGCAAATGGGCTGGATGTGAATGGACCGGGCACTTTCCTCCCCAGGTTTATCGATGCATTAAGCTTGGACACAAATAAACTGGAAAGGATTTAG
- a CDS encoding sugar O-acetyltransferase codes for MLTEKEKMLNGELYNPEDAQLVKERANARKLTRLFNKTTETEHEQRSEILQELFGSYGGTIEVEPDFRCDYGSNIHVGENFYANFNCVILDVCEVRIGDNCMMAPGVHIYTATHPSNPHKRNSGIEYGKPIIIGNNVWIGGSAVINPGVSIGNNAVIASGAVVTKDVPDNVVVGGNPAKVLRQLDVE; via the coding sequence ATGTTAACAGAAAAAGAAAAAATGCTGAATGGGGAACTTTATAATCCGGAAGATGCCCAATTGGTAAAAGAACGTGCAAATGCTCGAAAGCTAACCAGATTATTTAACAAAACAACAGAAACGGAGCATGAACAACGCAGTGAAATACTTCAGGAACTCTTCGGCTCTTATGGGGGCACCATTGAGGTTGAACCTGATTTTCGTTGTGATTATGGTTCCAATATTCACGTCGGGGAAAATTTTTATGCCAACTTTAATTGTGTCATCCTTGATGTCTGCGAAGTACGCATCGGCGACAATTGCATGATGGCCCCGGGGGTACATATCTATACTGCAACACATCCATCTAATCCGCATAAACGAAATTCCGGCATCGAATATGGAAAACCGATAATCATCGGGAATAATGTATGGATTGGCGGCAGCGCAGTAATTAATCCGGGTGTCAGTATCGGCAATAATGCAGTTATTGCTTCAGGGGCTGTTGTCACAAAAGATGTCCCGGATAATGTTGTAGTCGGCGGAAATCCTGCAAAAGTACTCAGGCAATTAGATGTTGAATAG
- the thiD gene encoding bifunctional hydroxymethylpyrimidine kinase/phosphomethylpyrimidine kinase: MKQIPCALTIAGTDPSGGAGIQADLKTFQELQAYGMSVITSVVAQNTTGVQEVHHLPVSMIEEQLDAVISDIPFQAFKTGMIATIEMMEAVSRKVADLNVPFIMDPVMVAKSGDPLIAEEARQYLRETLIPMTTLITPNLPEAEDIIGWKVETTEAMEQAAKQIVHEHGAGAALVKGGHLAGKAVDVLYDGDHINTFTAERIDTGNTHGTGCTYSAAITAYMSKGESLPDAVKMAKDFVTAAIRDSFPLGHGSGPTNHWALRQERVL, from the coding sequence ATGAAGCAGATACCATGTGCACTGACCATTGCAGGTACAGACCCCAGTGGAGGTGCGGGAATACAGGCTGATTTAAAAACATTTCAGGAATTGCAGGCTTACGGAATGTCTGTCATTACATCAGTCGTTGCCCAGAATACAACCGGGGTTCAAGAAGTACATCATCTGCCTGTCAGCATGATTGAGGAACAGCTTGATGCTGTTATTTCCGACATTCCGTTTCAGGCATTCAAAACAGGAATGATTGCAACGATTGAAATGATGGAGGCTGTCAGCAGAAAAGTTGCTGATTTAAATGTGCCGTTCATTATGGATCCGGTTATGGTCGCCAAAAGCGGCGATCCATTAATTGCAGAAGAAGCCCGTCAATACCTGAGGGAAACACTTATCCCGATGACAACGCTTATTACACCAAACTTGCCGGAAGCAGAAGATATTATCGGTTGGAAAGTTGAAACAACGGAAGCTATGGAACAGGCCGCGAAACAAATTGTTCATGAACATGGTGCCGGGGCAGCATTGGTAAAAGGCGGCCACCTTGCGGGTAAAGCGGTAGATGTACTGTATGATGGTGATCATATAAACACCTTTACAGCTGAACGCATTGATACCGGTAACACCCATGGAACAGGCTGCACCTATTCGGCTGCAATTACAGCTTACATGAGCAAAGGTGAATCGCTTCCTGATGCAGTAAAAATGGCCAAAGACTTTGTAACAGCTGCAATTCGTGATTCATTTCCACTTGGACACGGGAGCGGTCCGACTAACCACTGGGCATTACGTCAGGAGAGGGTGCTGTAA
- a CDS encoding squalene/phytoene synthase family protein produces the protein MSEAKKLEKDAMHILKLTSRTFYIPITLLKPELKKTVGSAYLCMRAIDEIEDHEELDNGIKQRLLRSTKVLLQSEFDNDAYRELLKPYEELLPEVTRRLGDWLEICPEGIVGKVKESTSIMAGGMADWAEKDWNVKTKEDLDDYTYYVAGLVGVMLSDIWEWYDGTKTDRDLAIGYGRGLQAVNILRNQDEDSERGVNFVPEGWVRDDMFRYTEKNLAKADEYMKDINTRTIKVFCRIPLALAKRTVKALKEGREKISRNEVETIVEDIKED, from the coding sequence TTGAGTGAAGCGAAGAAACTGGAAAAAGATGCAATGCATATTCTCAAGCTGACGAGCAGAACGTTTTACATACCGATAACATTGCTGAAACCGGAGTTGAAAAAAACAGTCGGATCGGCTTATTTGTGTATGCGTGCAATTGATGAAATAGAAGATCACGAAGAACTTGATAATGGAATCAAGCAGCGGTTGCTTCGTTCAACAAAGGTTCTGCTGCAAAGTGAATTTGATAATGATGCATATCGTGAACTGCTGAAGCCGTATGAAGAGCTCCTTCCGGAAGTAACGCGGAGGCTTGGTGACTGGCTTGAAATTTGTCCGGAGGGTATCGTCGGGAAGGTCAAAGAATCAACCAGCATTATGGCTGGGGGAATGGCCGACTGGGCAGAAAAGGATTGGAATGTAAAAACAAAGGAAGATCTTGATGATTATACATATTATGTTGCCGGGCTAGTGGGTGTCATGCTTTCTGATATTTGGGAATGGTATGATGGCACGAAGACGGACCGCGACCTTGCGATTGGATATGGTCGGGGATTACAGGCAGTAAATATTTTGCGGAACCAGGATGAGGACAGTGAGCGCGGGGTGAATTTTGTTCCGGAAGGCTGGGTCCGCGATGACATGTTCCGGTATACAGAAAAAAACCTGGCCAAAGCTGACGAGTACATGAAGGATATCAACACCCGAACAATAAAAGTTTTTTGCAGGATTCCGCTGGCACTAGCGAAACGAACCGTAAAGGCGCTGAAAGAAGGACGGGAAAAAATTTCGCGTAATGAAGTGGAGACAATTGTGGAAGACATAAAAGAAGATTAA
- the tenA gene encoding thiaminase II, with translation MTFSQVLREENNDVFQAIFDHPFVDGIGKGDVPAKAITHYIKADFEYLNAFMRIYGIAVSKCDLREDMQFFNEQIQFVSNSEIHPHHNFCDHVGVGYDELQGHPLPPTADHYVKHMMYHAQLGSLGETLCALLPCPWTYLEIGQELMETYKPDQNHPFYPWISFYADEEVDSITMEMRSRLDKIAENSSLEQQQKMKEAFRKSCQLELSFWEMAYTCEEWPVKDAVFSK, from the coding sequence ATGACTTTTTCACAGGTTTTACGCGAAGAAAACAACGACGTTTTTCAGGCTATTTTTGATCATCCGTTTGTGGATGGAATCGGAAAAGGTGATGTTCCCGCCAAGGCAATCACCCATTACATCAAAGCGGACTTTGAATATTTGAATGCATTTATGCGCATTTATGGTATAGCTGTTTCAAAATGCGACTTGCGTGAGGATATGCAATTCTTTAATGAACAGATTCAATTTGTATCGAATAGTGAAATTCATCCGCATCACAATTTTTGCGATCATGTCGGTGTAGGTTATGACGAGCTGCAGGGGCATCCACTGCCGCCAACAGCTGACCACTATGTCAAACACATGATGTATCATGCACAACTGGGAAGTCTTGGTGAAACACTGTGCGCCCTTCTTCCCTGCCCATGGACATATTTGGAGATAGGTCAGGAGTTAATGGAAACGTACAAACCGGATCAAAATCACCCGTTTTACCCATGGATCAGCTTTTATGCGGATGAAGAAGTTGATTCAATTACCATGGAAATGCGCAGTCGGCTTGATAAAATTGCGGAAAACAGTTCATTGGAGCAACAGCAAAAGATGAAAGAAGCTTTCCGTAAGAGCTGCCAGCTGGAGCTTTCATTCTGGGAAATGGCCTACACATGTGAAGAATGGCCTGTGAAAGATGCGGTGTTCAGCAAATGA
- a CDS encoding MDR family MFS transporter: MTTDNKKYEYLADDPNVKVMPIMVSLIIGAFFAILNETLLNIALTTLMEQFHISVTTVQWMATGFMLVMGVVTPISALLLQWFTTRQLFLGTMTVFTAGTIICAAAPVFPVLLAGRLIQAIGTGLLIPIIFNVFLILFPPARRGKIMGIVGFVIMFAPAIGPTLSGIIVEHLGWRYLFITVIPFALFSIFFASRHLINVSEVTKPKIDGLSLVFSTIGFGAFVYGFSSAGEKSSGFLDPFVYGPILLGVLAIVFFAIRQFRLEEPLLDLRVFKFPMYTHAVILFLIIIMAMFASELILPMFMQGPLGITAATAGLVLLPGAILNGLLSPVMGGLFDKFGPRVMLIPSSAVLAGTMFMMSRLNMDTPIWMIVVGYILLMLSVSAMMMPAETNGLNQLPKHLYPHGTAVMTTLQPVAGAVGVSVFIGIMSARQNNFLRHAADPGNPLTIGKAMVAGVELVYFIAFAFAVVAFILALFVYRAKPTELEELSQKN, translated from the coding sequence ATGACAACTGATAATAAAAAATACGAATACTTGGCCGATGACCCAAATGTTAAGGTCATGCCTATTATGGTTTCGTTAATAATTGGCGCCTTTTTTGCAATTTTAAACGAAACTTTATTAAATATTGCTCTCACCACCTTGATGGAACAATTCCATATTTCGGTTACTACAGTGCAATGGATGGCTACCGGCTTTATGTTGGTGATGGGTGTTGTGACACCAATATCTGCATTGCTGCTGCAGTGGTTTACAACGAGACAGCTTTTTCTTGGTACGATGACAGTATTTACTGCCGGCACGATTATCTGTGCAGCTGCGCCGGTTTTTCCGGTTTTGCTTGCGGGAAGGCTAATCCAGGCAATTGGAACGGGGTTGCTGATTCCAATTATCTTTAACGTGTTTTTGATTTTGTTTCCACCGGCACGCCGTGGGAAAATAATGGGGATTGTAGGCTTTGTTATTATGTTTGCGCCGGCAATCGGACCAACTTTGTCAGGGATTATAGTTGAACATTTGGGTTGGAGGTATTTATTTATAACCGTTATTCCATTTGCCTTGTTTTCAATCTTCTTCGCTTCGAGGCATCTGATTAATGTTTCAGAAGTGACGAAACCGAAAATTGATGGGCTGTCACTTGTGTTTTCAACGATAGGTTTTGGGGCATTCGTTTACGGATTCAGTTCTGCCGGCGAAAAAAGTTCGGGTTTTCTGGACCCATTTGTTTATGGCCCAATTCTGCTTGGGGTGCTGGCAATTGTGTTTTTTGCCATCAGGCAGTTTAGGCTGGAGGAACCGCTCCTTGACTTGCGTGTATTTAAATTTCCCATGTATACACATGCGGTTATCCTATTTTTGATTATCATTATGGCAATGTTTGCTTCTGAGCTGATTCTTCCAATGTTCATGCAAGGACCGTTGGGAATAACGGCCGCAACTGCCGGATTAGTGCTGTTGCCGGGAGCAATCTTGAATGGCTTGTTATCCCCCGTGATGGGAGGGCTGTTTGACAAGTTCGGACCGAGGGTAATGCTTATCCCATCATCTGCTGTACTGGCAGGAACAATGTTTATGATGAGCCGGCTGAATATGGATACACCAATCTGGATGATAGTTGTAGGGTACATTTTATTAATGCTTTCTGTATCGGCCATGATGATGCCGGCGGAAACAAATGGCTTAAATCAGCTGCCAAAACATTTATACCCACATGGAACAGCAGTCATGACCACCTTGCAGCCTGTTGCCGGTGCAGTTGGAGTGTCTGTTTTTATCGGGATCATGAGTGCACGTCAGAACAATTTCCTTCGTCATGCCGCTGATCCGGGTAATCCGCTAACTATTGGTAAGGCAATGGTTGCGGGTGTGGAACTCGTCTATTTTATAGCATTTGCTTTTGCGGTGGTCGCATTTATACTGGCACTGTTTGTTTATCGTGCGAAACCAACCGAGCTGGAAGAACTGTCACAGAAAAATTAA
- the thiE gene encoding thiamine phosphate synthase, whose translation MNLRKYLVMGSQNCEKNPAAILESAISAGITAFQFREKGKGSLTGNDKLKLGFTLRLICSRHNIPFIVNDDLDLVEPLEADGIHVGQDDQAARKVRAAFPDKLLGLSVSNQTEVSKSPIELVDYLGAGPIFQTSSKEDAKQPVGPSWIKELRKDYPHLPIVGIGGINETNAASVMEAGADGVAVISAITKAEDIHVAVQQL comes from the coding sequence ATGAATTTACGAAAATATCTTGTGATGGGAAGTCAAAACTGTGAAAAAAATCCTGCAGCTATTTTAGAATCTGCCATTAGTGCCGGAATCACTGCATTTCAATTCCGGGAAAAAGGAAAAGGCTCCCTGACAGGCAATGACAAACTAAAACTCGGGTTTACATTACGTCTGATCTGTTCCCGGCATAACATACCTTTTATTGTAAACGATGATCTGGACCTTGTGGAACCGCTCGAAGCTGATGGTATCCACGTTGGACAGGACGACCAAGCTGCCCGGAAAGTGCGCGCTGCCTTTCCGGATAAGCTTCTTGGACTTTCCGTATCGAACCAAACGGAAGTCTCAAAAAGTCCAATCGAGCTCGTTGACTACCTGGGTGCCGGACCGATTTTTCAAACATCGTCCAAGGAAGATGCAAAACAGCCTGTTGGACCTTCCTGGATTAAAGAATTGCGTAAAGATTATCCGCACTTGCCAATTGTCGGCATTGGGGGAATTAATGAAACAAATGCAGCATCGGTTATGGAGGCTGGAGCAGATGGTGTCGCGGTAATTTCAGCAATAACGAAAGCGGAAGATATTCATGTGGCTGTCCAACAGCTTTAG
- a CDS encoding phosphotransferase family protein: protein MEENINLPAAVLDWVINQTDPKAVVESVDQLKGSTSSTLHSVSLKSEGQLHPYVVRQFDNREWLSEEPDLALHEAECLQMANYSGVVTPRLIAYDEKGHHCGVPAVLMTQLEGEVDLKPEQMDEWLQRLADALVRLHGIPAENFPYLHKSYNNISSFGVPYWTNVSNTWKKAINLLKAPRPNSAECFIHRDYHPANVLWTNGSVSGVVDWPNGCKGPRGVDVGHCRVNLAMLWGVEAADEFLTEYRKQAGSQFTYEPYWDLLSVADMLVGPPEVYPGWEAFGMTGLTNDMMKERLDQYVVSLMEKANA, encoded by the coding sequence ATGGAGGAAAATATAAATTTGCCGGCAGCTGTGCTTGATTGGGTCATCAATCAGACGGATCCCAAGGCTGTGGTTGAATCAGTCGACCAACTTAAGGGCAGTACATCATCCACATTACATAGTGTTTCACTCAAGTCAGAAGGGCAGCTTCATCCCTATGTGGTCCGGCAATTTGATAACAGGGAATGGCTGAGTGAAGAGCCTGATTTGGCACTGCATGAAGCTGAATGTCTGCAAATGGCGAATTATTCGGGGGTTGTAACTCCGAGGCTTATTGCATATGATGAGAAGGGTCACCATTGTGGAGTTCCGGCAGTGCTGATGACGCAACTTGAAGGTGAGGTAGATCTGAAGCCGGAGCAGATGGATGAATGGCTTCAGCGTCTGGCGGATGCCTTGGTACGTTTACATGGCATTCCTGCCGAAAACTTTCCATATCTTCATAAAAGCTATAATAATATTTCTTCATTTGGTGTGCCGTACTGGACAAATGTTTCAAATACATGGAAAAAGGCTATTAATCTTCTAAAAGCCCCGCGTCCAAACTCGGCTGAATGCTTCATTCACAGGGACTATCATCCGGCGAATGTGTTATGGACAAATGGTTCCGTCAGTGGTGTCGTTGATTGGCCGAATGGCTGTAAGGGCCCGCGTGGAGTTGATGTCGGTCATTGCCGGGTTAATCTTGCCATGTTGTGGGGAGTTGAAGCTGCAGACGAATTTCTCACGGAATACCGGAAACAGGCCGGATCCCAATTTACATACGAGCCATACTGGGATTTGTTATCTGTTGCAGATATGCTTGTGGGACCGCCGGAAGTATATCCGGGCTGGGAAGCGTTTGGTATGACCGGTTTAACCAATGACATGATGAAAGAAAGGCTCGATCAGTATGTTGTCAGCCTGATGGAAAAAGCGAATGCATAA
- a CDS encoding MerR family transcriptional regulator has product MVISEGRLQPLKVKEVADLVSISVRTLHHYDEIGLLTPEQITDSGYRIYSNHDLETLQQILFFKELGFPLKKIKEIIGSPAFDREEALEMHRNLLLEKRSRLDKMIATVDKTIRATKGEITMSNKEKFEGFNFSHNPYEQEARERWGDQAVDESNAKINNMSKGEKKAFEDEFNGIYRDLAAIRHEEPDSDVAQKGIEKWFHFLNRMGNYSLDTFKGLGQMYVDDERFTNNIDQFGDGLAVFMRDAMAVYADRHKQ; this is encoded by the coding sequence ATCGTAATAAGTGAAGGGAGGTTACAGCCGTTGAAAGTAAAAGAAGTGGCCGATTTGGTAAGTATCAGTGTGCGCACACTGCATCATTATGATGAAATCGGATTGTTAACCCCGGAACAAATAACCGATTCAGGCTATCGGATCTATTCCAATCATGATTTGGAAACGTTGCAGCAGATTTTATTTTTTAAAGAACTCGGCTTCCCTTTGAAAAAAATCAAGGAAATTATAGGCAGCCCCGCTTTCGACAGGGAAGAAGCACTGGAAATGCACCGTAATTTACTTCTTGAGAAACGGAGCAGGCTCGATAAAATGATCGCGACTGTTGATAAGACCATACGAGCAACGAAAGGAGAGATCACGATGAGCAACAAGGAAAAGTTTGAAGGCTTCAATTTCAGCCATAACCCATATGAACAAGAAGCACGTGAACGCTGGGGTGATCAGGCAGTGGATGAATCAAATGCTAAAATCAATAATATGTCCAAAGGTGAAAAAAAGGCATTTGAGGATGAATTTAATGGCATATATAGAGATCTTGCAGCAATTCGTCATGAAGAACCGGACTCTGATGTTGCCCAAAAAGGCATTGAGAAATGGTTTCATTTCCTGAACAGAATGGGTAACTACTCACTTGACACATTTAAAGGTCTTGGACAAATGTATGTGGATGATGAACGTTTCACCAATAATATTGATCAGTTTGGCGACGGTTTGGCCGTATTTATGCGTGATGCGATGGCAGTTTATGCAGACCGGCATAAACAGTAA
- the thiW gene encoding energy coupling factor transporter S component ThiW: MNQTQLITTMAVFIAIGTIGAQLLRFPAGVAKAYPVQHAVNVMAAVTLGPGPAVVIAFMIGLLRNMLGLGTLLAFPGGMVGAFLAGILYKKTCKKGMAALGEAVGTGIIGALISVPIANLLMGSSAGALFFLPSFLVSSITGACIGWLVVAKINQQHVSLDNKL; the protein is encoded by the coding sequence TTGAATCAAACACAATTAATAACGACAATGGCTGTCTTTATTGCAATTGGAACAATCGGTGCACAATTACTTCGGTTTCCGGCGGGTGTTGCAAAAGCCTACCCGGTCCAGCACGCCGTTAATGTAATGGCTGCGGTAACACTTGGCCCAGGACCTGCTGTTGTGATTGCATTCATGATTGGTCTGCTCCGGAACATGCTTGGTCTTGGTACGCTGCTCGCTTTTCCCGGTGGAATGGTTGGTGCTTTTTTGGCCGGAATTCTTTACAAAAAAACGTGCAAAAAGGGCATGGCGGCATTAGGCGAAGCAGTAGGAACCGGGATCATCGGTGCACTTATTTCGGTTCCGATTGCCAATCTTTTGATGGGCAGTTCGGCAGGCGCATTGTTCTTTTTGCCATCGTTTCTGGTCAGCAGCATTACAGGTGCTTGTATCGGCTGGCTTGTCGTCGCAAAAATAAATCAGCAACATGTATCACTCGACAATAAATTATAA
- a CDS encoding LysM peptidoglycan-binding domain-containing protein: MEIYVVKSGDTLWLIAQKFGTDISQISLANELDNPNQLVIGQSLVIPEPGREYVVQNGDTLARIAAMFDVSITELAQANNISSGIIYIGEVLELPYFTHTVNPGETVWSISRRYGVSVDSILQANDMAEPGLIYPGQNLRIPAPERPVTEVNAYTTRFDDRSRRSVLALGRNFTYLAPFSYHVNADGSLEEIQETPVLDAAHQTNTAPLLVVTNFTEEEGFSSDLAASVLRNPDIQETLIDNLLAIMQEKGYAGVNFDFEYVYPEDRENYNNFLRRVVERLHPEFLVSTALAPKESAEQSGLLYEAHDYQTQGEIVDFIVSMTYEWGWAGGRPWAIAPINEVRDVLDFVVSVVPSEKVMMGVPLYGRDWKIPWVEGTTARTVSPQDAVQLAVQHGVPIEYNETYQAPFFHYTDETGQRHEVWFEDARSMQAKYDLIKEYNLRGPSYWVLGNAFPQNWAVLQDNFTVRKL; encoded by the coding sequence CAGTCCCTTGTCATTCCAGAACCAGGACGGGAGTATGTTGTTCAAAATGGTGACACGCTGGCGCGGATCGCTGCCATGTTTGATGTATCAATTACAGAGCTTGCACAAGCAAATAATATCAGTTCAGGGATTATCTATATCGGTGAAGTACTGGAACTTCCTTATTTTACACATACAGTTAATCCCGGAGAGACGGTTTGGTCAATTTCCCGGCGATATGGTGTTTCCGTTGATTCCATACTTCAGGCAAATGATATGGCGGAACCCGGACTGATTTATCCCGGTCAAAACCTGCGAATTCCTGCTCCGGAAAGACCGGTTACGGAAGTGAATGCGTATACGACACGGTTTGATGACCGCAGCAGACGAAGTGTTTTGGCATTGGGCAGAAATTTCACCTATTTGGCCCCATTTTCATACCACGTGAATGCTGATGGTTCACTTGAAGAGATTCAGGAAACTCCAGTGCTGGATGCGGCCCATCAAACGAATACAGCGCCATTACTAGTTGTAACGAATTTCACCGAAGAAGAAGGGTTCAGTTCTGATTTGGCAGCGTCCGTTCTCCGGAATCCCGATATCCAGGAGACATTGATCGATAATCTGCTGGCAATTATGCAGGAAAAGGGCTATGCTGGTGTTAATTTTGACTTTGAGTATGTATATCCGGAAGACAGGGAGAATTATAATAACTTTTTACGACGCGTTGTGGAACGGCTGCATCCGGAATTTCTGGTTTCCACTGCACTAGCACCAAAGGAAAGTGCCGAACAATCAGGGTTGCTTTATGAGGCACATGATTATCAGACACAAGGGGAAATAGTTGATTTTATTGTGTCGATGACATATGAGTGGGGATGGGCCGGCGGAAGACCTTGGGCAATCGCACCAATTAATGAGGTCCGGGATGTGCTTGACTTCGTGGTATCGGTCGTCCCAAGTGAAAAAGTTATGATGGGGGTTCCACTCTACGGCCGGGACTGGAAAATTCCATGGGTGGAGGGAACAACAGCACGTACCGTCAGTCCTCAGGATGCAGTACAACTTGCGGTGCAGCATGGCGTGCCGATTGAATATAATGAAACGTATCAGGCACCGTTTTTTCACTATACGGATGAAACCGGGCAGCGCCATGAGGTATGGTTTGAAGATGCCCGCAGCATGCAAGCAAAATATGATCTCATAAAGGAATACAATTTGCGGGGACCGAGTTATTGGGTGCTTGGCAATGCATTTCCGCAAAACTGGGCGGTACTGCAGGACAATTTTACAGTCAGGAAATTATGA